A single region of the Chroococcidiopsis thermalis PCC 7203 genome encodes:
- a CDS encoding HhoA/HhoB/HtrA family serine endopeptidase, which produces MKTDLPESQSDSDRIDDLNLNCSDSKVYTNRNSNNKNSATYLTLGLATLAAIVAGSYAFKNDSTGVAQQSRSPIATPTTSTPVGKLTNSTDPNFIAAVVQSVGSAVVRIDSTRTATNTAPAIFQDPLFRQFFGSEIPTPPTKQIERGIGSGFIINPNGEILTNAHVVQGVDTVTVTLKNGRSFKGSVMGSDPVSDIAVVKIQANNLPTVALGDSNQLKPGDLAIAIGNPLGLDNTVTSGIISATGRGNIGAANERVNFIQTDAAINPGNSGGPLLNSQGQAIGINTAIIQDAQGIGFAIPMNQAKSIAQQLIAKGSVKHPYLGIQMVTLTPDIQQSLNNDPNSGITVDANQGVLVAKVLPNSPADRAGLRTGDVIQKINGQLVPSASDLQQIVEENQVGSSLELELNRHGQPLNLFVKTAAMPNLGQ; this is translated from the coding sequence ATGAAAACAGACCTTCCTGAATCTCAAAGCGATTCAGATCGAATTGACGATCTTAACCTCAATTGCTCCGACTCTAAAGTTTATACGAACCGTAATTCCAACAATAAAAATAGCGCCACTTATTTAACATTAGGACTAGCCACCCTTGCCGCGATCGTTGCAGGTAGTTATGCCTTCAAAAATGATAGTACTGGTGTCGCTCAGCAGAGTCGATCGCCAATTGCTACACCAACTACCTCAACTCCAGTTGGTAAATTGACAAACTCTACAGATCCTAACTTCATTGCTGCTGTGGTTCAAAGTGTAGGTTCAGCAGTGGTCAGGATTGATTCGACTCGTACCGCGACTAATACTGCCCCAGCAATTTTTCAAGATCCGTTATTTCGCCAGTTTTTTGGTTCGGAAATTCCTACCCCACCAACTAAACAAATCGAACGCGGTATTGGTTCCGGCTTCATCATTAATCCTAATGGAGAAATTTTGACAAATGCCCATGTCGTTCAGGGAGTAGATACCGTTACCGTAACCCTAAAAAATGGTCGTTCCTTCAAAGGTTCGGTTATGGGTTCAGACCCAGTTTCGGATATTGCTGTAGTTAAAATTCAGGCAAATAACTTACCAACAGTTGCTCTGGGCGATTCTAACCAGCTAAAGCCAGGAGATTTAGCGATCGCGATCGGCAATCCATTAGGACTTGACAACACCGTTACCTCTGGAATTATTAGCGCCACAGGTCGCGGTAATATTGGTGCTGCTAACGAGCGCGTCAACTTTATTCAAACTGATGCTGCAATTAATCCAGGTAACTCTGGTGGACCATTACTTAATTCTCAGGGACAAGCGATCGGCATTAATACAGCCATCATTCAAGATGCTCAAGGCATCGGCTTTGCGATTCCAATGAATCAAGCTAAAAGTATTGCCCAGCAGTTAATTGCTAAGGGTAGCGTCAAGCATCCTTACTTAGGCATTCAAATGGTAACGTTAACTCCAGATATTCAGCAAAGCTTGAACAACGACCCTAACAGTGGGATAACAGTAGATGCAAACCAGGGTGTATTAGTAGCGAAAGTGTTACCCAATTCTCCTGCTGACCGCGCTGGACTGCGGACTGGCGATGTCATTCAAAAAATTAACGGGCAGTTAGTTCCGAGTGCTAGCGATCTACAGCAGATAGTAGAGGAAAACCAAGTTGGTAGCAGTTTGGAATTAGAACTCAATCGCCACGGACAACCTCTAAATTTATTCGTGAAAACTGCTGCAATGCCTAATTTGGGACAATAG